From one Brevundimonas sp. PAMC22021 genomic stretch:
- a CDS encoding SCP2 sterol-binding domain-containing protein, whose protein sequence is MADLAQVTEKIRAAVGDNSGLGKTVKLDLDGQDKIFIDGASVPNTVTNEDKPADATVSMKWDDFTALSEGRLDPMMAFMQGKLKIAGDMMIAQKLAPLLKR, encoded by the coding sequence ATGGCCGATCTGGCTCAAGTGACCGAAAAAATCCGCGCCGCCGTTGGCGACAACTCCGGCCTCGGCAAGACCGTGAAGCTGGATCTGGACGGTCAGGACAAGATCTTCATCGACGGCGCATCGGTCCCGAACACCGTCACCAACGAGGACAAGCCGGCCGACGCCACCGTCTCGATGAAGTGGGACGACTTCACGGCGCTGTCCGAAGGCCGCCTCGATCCGATGATGGCCTTCATGCAGGGCAAGCTGAAGATCGCCGGTGACATGATGATCGCTCAGAAGCTGGCGCCGCTGCTGAAGCGCTGA
- a CDS encoding acyl-CoA dehydrogenase family protein, whose product MDFRHSDRGLEWQARLRRFLDEQVIPREGEYRAQVAADPLRQPPVMEAMKASARSEGLWNLFLPGEDGAGLSNLEYAPLAEMMGHHLWSAEVFNCNAPDTGNMEVLHLYGDEAQKTRWLRPLLDGAIRSAFLMTEPEVASSDATNIQTRIERDGDHYVVNGRKWWSTNMAHPNVQMAIVMGKTDPDAATHVQQSQIIVPVDTPGFRVERMLSVFGYDERPIGHAEVVLENVRVPAGNLIAGEGRGFEIAQGRLGPGRIHHCMRVIGAAERALDLMCERLLSRTAFRKRLSEHSVWEQRVGEARTNIEMCRLLVLKAAWMMDEVGAKGARSEIAQIKVAAPRMALQVIDDAIQAFGGAGVSADTPLAELYASVRTLRIADGPDEVHNRTIARLEYGRIADNSRGRTEP is encoded by the coding sequence ATGGATTTCCGGCACAGCGATCGCGGTTTGGAGTGGCAGGCGCGCCTGCGCCGCTTTCTCGACGAGCAGGTCATCCCGCGTGAGGGAGAATACCGGGCTCAGGTCGCGGCCGATCCCTTGCGCCAGCCGCCTGTCATGGAGGCGATGAAGGCGTCGGCTCGGTCGGAAGGCTTGTGGAACCTGTTCCTGCCTGGCGAGGATGGAGCGGGCCTCAGCAATCTGGAATACGCGCCCCTGGCCGAGATGATGGGCCATCATCTGTGGTCGGCCGAAGTGTTCAACTGCAACGCGCCGGACACCGGCAACATGGAGGTGCTCCACCTCTATGGCGACGAGGCGCAGAAGACGCGCTGGCTGCGTCCGCTGCTGGATGGCGCCATCCGTTCGGCCTTTCTGATGACCGAGCCGGAGGTGGCCTCGTCCGACGCGACCAACATCCAGACCCGGATCGAACGGGATGGCGACCATTATGTCGTTAACGGCCGCAAATGGTGGTCCACCAACATGGCGCATCCCAACGTTCAGATGGCCATCGTCATGGGCAAGACCGACCCGGACGCAGCGACCCACGTCCAGCAGTCGCAGATCATCGTGCCCGTGGACACGCCCGGCTTTCGCGTTGAGCGGATGCTGTCGGTGTTCGGCTATGACGAACGCCCCATCGGTCACGCCGAGGTGGTGCTGGAGAACGTGCGCGTGCCGGCCGGCAACCTGATCGCGGGCGAGGGCAGAGGGTTCGAAATCGCCCAAGGTAGGCTGGGGCCCGGCCGAATTCACCACTGCATGCGGGTGATCGGGGCGGCCGAGAGGGCGCTGGACCTGATGTGCGAACGGCTGCTGTCCCGCACAGCGTTCAGGAAGCGCCTGTCCGAACACTCGGTTTGGGAGCAGCGCGTCGGCGAAGCGCGCACCAACATCGAGATGTGCCGTCTGCTGGTGCTGAAGGCCGCCTGGATGATGGATGAGGTGGGCGCAAAGGGCGCGCGCTCGGAGATCGCGCAGATCAAGGTCGCCGCGCCTCGCATGGCGCTTCAGGTCATCGATGACGCCATCCAGGCGTTCGGCGGCGCGGGTGTCTCGGCCGACACGCCGCTCGCGGAACTCTACGCCTCGGTTCGGACGTTGCGCATAGCGGATGGTCCGGACGAGGTGCACAACCGCACCATCGCTCGGCTGGAGTACGGACGTATCGCCGACAACAGCCGAGGACGGACGGAACCTTGA
- the egtB gene encoding ergothioneine biosynthesis protein EgtB, with protein sequence MNARTEPDARSAVEIDRFRQVRARMAELAQGLSAEDLAAQSMPDCSPGKWHLAHTSWFFEAMLLASEPGYRPVDERYQALFNSYYEALGERVARPERGLMTRPSLDEVMAYRREIDRRMTVFLGDAPTDGLTRYLLELGLHHDQQHQELFLMDLLNLMSRSPLDPAAYVEEPREAKPESPNGGSTRFDGGVVKIGADKAGFAFDNEGPRHKVFLAPFALDHDLVTNGDWLEFIAAGGYARADLWLSDGWATVKAEGWTAPLYWRQEADHGWTVMTLAGRRHVDPASAVRHISFYEADAYARFAGKRLPTEAEWEHAATMRPDAFTNLAGEVWQWTASAYQPYPGFKPTEGTAAEYNGKFMANQMVLRGGSFATPPGHARITYRNFFYPQQRWAFMGLRLAADASETENRAEGDALDAFRSDLIDGLSRTQKSTPPKWFYDAEGSRLFEEITRLPEYYPTRQETALLRRTASDLAGMIGPGAVLVEFGSGASEKTRILLNAATNLSAYVPLDISETALNEAAAALKQDYPTLNVAPVLGDFETLATLPDSLGTGRRVGFFPGSTIGNLEPDQAIRFLREARRMLGEEALFILGVDLVKDPAVLTAAYDDSQGVTAAFNRNLLVRANRELGADFDLDAFEHLALWRADRSRVEMHLRARTATPVDVAGQRFAFQPGETVHTESSRKFTRELVEEMGEAAGWTLQRFDVSDDPAVALATLTAR encoded by the coding sequence ATGAATGCACGCACAGAGCCTGACGCCCGCTCCGCCGTCGAGATCGATCGCTTTCGCCAGGTCCGCGCGCGCATGGCCGAGCTGGCGCAGGGCTTGTCGGCCGAGGACCTTGCCGCGCAATCCATGCCGGACTGCAGTCCCGGCAAGTGGCATCTGGCGCATACCAGCTGGTTCTTCGAGGCGATGTTGCTGGCGAGCGAACCAGGCTATCGACCGGTGGACGAGCGCTATCAGGCGCTGTTCAACTCCTACTATGAGGCGCTGGGCGAACGGGTGGCGCGTCCGGAACGAGGGCTGATGACCCGGCCCTCGCTGGACGAGGTCATGGCCTATCGCCGCGAGATCGACCGACGGATGACGGTTTTTCTCGGGGACGCGCCAACCGACGGGCTGACGCGCTATCTGCTGGAACTCGGCCTGCACCACGATCAGCAGCATCAGGAGTTGTTCCTGATGGACCTGCTGAACCTGATGTCGCGCTCGCCGCTCGATCCGGCGGCCTATGTCGAGGAGCCTCGTGAGGCAAAGCCGGAGAGCCCAAATGGCGGCTCCACCCGCTTCGATGGCGGCGTGGTGAAAATCGGCGCCGACAAAGCGGGCTTCGCCTTCGACAACGAAGGACCGAGGCACAAGGTGTTCCTGGCGCCCTTCGCGCTGGACCACGATCTGGTGACCAACGGGGATTGGCTCGAGTTCATCGCCGCAGGCGGCTATGCGCGGGCGGACCTGTGGCTTTCGGACGGCTGGGCGACGGTCAAGGCTGAAGGCTGGACTGCCCCCTTGTACTGGCGCCAAGAGGCCGACCACGGCTGGACGGTCATGACGCTCGCCGGGCGCAGGCACGTCGATCCCGCATCGGCGGTGCGTCACATCAGCTTTTATGAGGCCGACGCCTATGCGCGGTTCGCGGGCAAGCGCCTCCCGACCGAGGCGGAATGGGAGCACGCGGCCACGATGCGCCCTGACGCCTTCACCAACCTGGCAGGTGAGGTCTGGCAATGGACCGCCAGCGCCTATCAGCCCTATCCGGGCTTCAAGCCCACCGAGGGCACGGCCGCCGAGTACAACGGCAAGTTCATGGCCAACCAGATGGTGCTGCGCGGCGGATCGTTCGCGACGCCTCCGGGACATGCCCGGATTACCTACCGCAACTTCTTCTATCCCCAGCAAAGGTGGGCCTTCATGGGACTGCGACTGGCCGCCGACGCGTCCGAGACAGAGAACAGAGCGGAAGGGGATGCGCTCGACGCCTTTCGGAGCGACCTGATCGACGGGCTGTCCCGCACTCAGAAATCGACGCCGCCCAAATGGTTCTACGATGCGGAAGGCTCTCGCCTGTTCGAGGAGATCACGCGCCTTCCCGAATACTACCCCACGCGTCAGGAGACGGCGCTGCTGCGGCGCACGGCGAGCGATCTCGCGGGCATGATCGGACCGGGCGCGGTGCTGGTGGAGTTCGGCTCGGGCGCCAGCGAGAAAACCCGCATTCTGCTGAATGCCGCCACGAACCTTTCGGCCTATGTGCCGCTCGATATCAGCGAAACGGCGCTCAACGAAGCGGCGGCGGCGCTGAAGCAGGACTATCCGACCCTGAACGTGGCGCCGGTGTTGGGTGACTTCGAGACCCTGGCGACCTTGCCGGACAGCCTGGGGACCGGGCGCAGGGTTGGCTTCTTCCCCGGATCGACGATCGGCAATCTGGAGCCGGACCAGGCGATCCGATTCCTGCGCGAGGCGCGCCGCATGCTCGGCGAGGAGGCGCTGTTCATCCTGGGCGTCGATCTGGTCAAGGATCCCGCCGTGCTGACCGCCGCTTATGACGACAGCCAAGGGGTGACGGCGGCCTTCAACCGCAACCTTCTGGTCCGGGCCAATCGCGAACTCGGGGCCGACTTCGACCTGGACGCCTTTGAACACCTCGCGCTGTGGCGGGCGGATCGATCGCGCGTCGAGATGCACCTGCGCGCCAGGACCGCGACGCCTGTGGACGTGGCGGGACAGCGATTCGCCTTCCAGCCGGGCGAGACGGTGCACACCGAGAGCTCGCGCAAGTTCACGCGTGAGCTGGTCGAGGAGATGGGGGAGGCGGCCGGATGGACCCTTCAGCGGTTTGACGTCTCCGATGATCCCGCGGTGGCGCTAGCGACGTTGACCGCGCGCTAA
- a CDS encoding general stress protein has protein sequence MAEGQTTRGSGVSKRGFASMDPERQREIARKGGASVPSEKRSFSQDRGLAAQAGRKGGEASHGSRKDDAPPPAE, from the coding sequence ATGGCGGAAGGACAGACCACACGCGGCTCTGGTGTTTCCAAACGAGGCTTTGCCTCGATGGACCCGGAGCGGCAGCGCGAAATCGCGCGCAAGGGCGGCGCCAGCGTGCCGAGCGAAAAGCGAAGCTTTTCCCAGGATCGGGGTCTCGCGGCCCAGGCCGGGCGAAAGGGCGGCGAGGCATCCCATGGATCCCGCAAGGACGACGCGCCCCCTCCGGCCGAGTGA
- a CDS encoding SemiSWEET family sugar transporter, with the protein MNVDHQLIANVIGSAAAVCSVTSFAPQALKIWKTRDASSISLRTYSLTVSCFILWVIYGVMTEAWPVTVSNVCALGMSTMVLVMKWRFRDGDPKEAAA; encoded by the coding sequence ATGAACGTGGATCATCAACTGATCGCCAACGTGATCGGCTCGGCCGCGGCTGTCTGCTCGGTCACCAGCTTCGCACCGCAGGCCCTGAAAATCTGGAAGACGCGCGACGCTTCGTCGATCAGCCTGCGCACCTATTCGCTGACGGTCAGCTGCTTCATCCTTTGGGTGATCTATGGCGTGATGACCGAGGCCTGGCCGGTGACGGTGTCGAACGTCTGCGCCTTGGGCATGTCGACCATGGTGTTGGTGATGAAGTGGCGCTTTCGCGACGGCGATCCTAAGGAAGCCGCCGCCTGA
- a CDS encoding amidase, producing MAHLSGLPRSHYRDALARGGGLIGGALAALSLAACASAPAIDTASLQQRDAAYASVIRFAEAPVASGRGPLSGMPVLLKDNIETRDMPTTAGSLALTDNAPGRDAPLVTRLRDAGAVILGKTNLSEWANIRSSESISGWSAVGDQTRNPYDLERTPCGSSSGSAVAVAIGLAPAAIGTETDGSITCPASVNGVVGFKPTVGLVSRTHVVPISHSQDTAGPITRTVEDAALVLSALAGSDPADAATVEADARKVDYRATLDAGSLRGARIGVMRFLLDGYSAETQAAFEQSLAALRAAGAEVIEVTEAPADYQRIGGWELTVLLTELKHDLNAYLASTNPAQVRTRTLAEVIAFNAAEPRETVLFGQDLFERAEKTGGLDDPAYVEARTRSLKAAGEDGIDRMMRDHRLVALIAPTTSRAWTNDPKDEDEMQGSASRLAAVAGYPHLTVPMGLDRGMPVGLSFIGGKWDDARILSLGYAYERVRAFQPARP from the coding sequence ATGGCGCACCTATCTGGACTTCCTCGATCGCACTATCGGGACGCGCTCGCACGAGGCGGAGGACTGATCGGCGGGGCGCTGGCGGCCTTGTCGCTCGCCGCCTGCGCCTCGGCGCCCGCCATCGACACCGCTTCGCTGCAACAGCGTGACGCGGCCTACGCCAGCGTGATCCGGTTCGCCGAGGCGCCGGTCGCGAGCGGCCGTGGACCGCTGTCCGGCATGCCGGTGCTGCTGAAGGACAACATCGAGACGCGCGACATGCCGACCACGGCCGGCTCGCTGGCTCTGACCGACAACGCGCCGGGGCGGGATGCGCCCCTGGTGACGCGGCTGCGTGACGCGGGCGCGGTGATCCTGGGCAAGACCAATCTGTCGGAGTGGGCCAATATCCGTTCGTCGGAGTCGATCAGCGGCTGGAGCGCCGTCGGGGACCAGACCCGCAACCCCTACGACCTTGAGCGCACGCCCTGTGGCTCCTCGTCCGGCAGCGCGGTGGCGGTCGCCATCGGCCTGGCTCCCGCCGCCATCGGGACGGAGACGGACGGCTCGATCACCTGCCCAGCCTCCGTTAACGGCGTGGTTGGCTTCAAGCCGACGGTGGGCCTGGTCTCGCGCACCCATGTGGTTCCGATCAGCCACTCCCAGGACACCGCTGGGCCGATCACGCGAACGGTAGAGGATGCGGCACTGGTTCTAAGCGCCCTTGCCGGCAGCGACCCGGCCGACGCGGCCACGGTCGAAGCCGACGCCCGCAAGGTCGATTATCGGGCGACGCTGGACGCCGGATCGCTACGCGGCGCGCGCATCGGCGTGATGCGGTTTCTGTTGGACGGCTACTCCGCCGAAACCCAGGCCGCGTTTGAGCAGTCGCTGGCGGCACTGCGCGCTGCGGGCGCGGAGGTGATCGAAGTGACCGAGGCGCCGGCCGACTACCAGCGGATCGGGGGCTGGGAACTGACGGTCCTGCTGACCGAACTGAAGCATGACCTCAACGCCTATCTGGCGTCCACGAACCCCGCGCAGGTTCGGACCCGCACCCTGGCCGAGGTGATCGCGTTCAATGCCGCCGAGCCGCGCGAGACGGTGCTGTTCGGGCAGGATCTGTTCGAGCGCGCCGAGAAGACCGGCGGCCTCGACGATCCCGCCTATGTCGAGGCGCGCACGCGTTCGCTGAAAGCGGCGGGCGAGGACGGCATCGACCGGATGATGCGCGATCATCGGCTGGTCGCGCTGATCGCCCCAACCACCTCGCGGGCCTGGACCAACGATCCCAAGGACGAGGACGAGATGCAGGGTTCGGCTAGTCGCCTGGCGGCCGTGGCCGGCTATCCGCACCTGACCGTTCCCATGGGTCTGGACCGCGGCATGCCCGTGGGCCTCAGCTTCATCGGCGGCAAGTGGGACGACGCCCGCATCCTGTCCCTGGGCTATGCCTACGAACGGGTTCGCGCATTTCAGCCCGCGCGCCCCTAA
- the tig gene encoding trigger factor, protein MQVVEKSNEGLSRVIAVTIPVAELNAKLDKRIKDVAPQMKLKGFRPGKVPVSHVRKTFGRDFMGEIINAQLNETSQKALDEAKLRPAAPAEMKLVSDMDKVIAGQEDLSYEMALEVMPDFTPVDPKTLKLDRPTYEASDADLDEALTELAGQAKTYEDKKGKSVKAADGDQLTIDFVGKIDGEAFEGGSAEDADLVIGSGRFIPGFEEQLKGAKVGEDKTVEVTFPEDYQAKHLAGKAATFDVKVKAIKAEAESKIDDDFATRIGLESLDKLKELLKSNLDQQYSRQIRFKLKRALLDQLDEAHDFPLPPKMVEAEFDGIWQQVEADKAGGRLPEEDAAKSDEELKAEYRTIAERRVRLGLVLAEIGRANNVQVTDQELNAAILQEARNYPGQEQQVLNFYRQNPNAAAQMRAPIYEEKVVDLIVGVADVTDTPITKEELLKDDEEG, encoded by the coding sequence ATGCAAGTCGTCGAAAAGTCGAACGAAGGCCTCAGCCGCGTGATCGCGGTGACCATCCCCGTGGCGGAGCTGAACGCCAAGCTCGACAAGCGCATCAAGGACGTCGCCCCGCAGATGAAGCTGAAGGGCTTCCGTCCGGGCAAGGTGCCGGTCTCGCATGTGCGCAAGACCTTCGGCCGCGACTTCATGGGCGAGATCATCAACGCCCAGCTGAACGAAACCAGCCAGAAGGCGCTCGACGAAGCCAAGCTGCGTCCCGCCGCTCCGGCCGAGATGAAGCTGGTGTCGGACATGGACAAGGTCATCGCGGGGCAGGAAGACCTGTCCTACGAGATGGCTCTGGAAGTGATGCCGGACTTCACGCCGGTCGATCCCAAGACGCTGAAGCTCGATCGTCCGACCTATGAGGCGTCCGACGCCGATCTGGACGAGGCGCTGACCGAGCTCGCCGGCCAGGCCAAGACCTACGAAGACAAGAAGGGCAAGTCGGTCAAGGCGGCGGACGGCGACCAGCTGACCATCGACTTCGTCGGCAAGATCGACGGCGAAGCCTTCGAAGGTGGTTCCGCCGAGGACGCGGACCTGGTGATCGGCTCGGGCCGCTTCATCCCGGGCTTCGAAGAACAGCTGAAGGGCGCCAAGGTCGGTGAGGACAAGACCGTCGAGGTGACCTTTCCCGAGGACTACCAGGCCAAGCACCTGGCCGGTAAGGCCGCGACCTTCGACGTCAAGGTCAAGGCCATCAAGGCCGAGGCCGAGTCGAAGATCGACGACGATTTCGCCACGCGCATCGGGCTGGAGTCGCTGGACAAGCTAAAGGAGCTGCTGAAGTCCAACCTCGACCAGCAGTACAGCCGCCAGATCCGCTTCAAGCTGAAGCGCGCCCTGCTGGACCAGCTGGATGAGGCGCACGACTTCCCGCTGCCGCCCAAGATGGTCGAGGCCGAGTTCGACGGCATCTGGCAACAGGTCGAGGCCGACAAGGCCGGCGGCCGCCTGCCGGAAGAGGACGCCGCCAAGTCCGACGAGGAGCTGAAGGCCGAGTACCGCACCATCGCGGAGCGCCGCGTGCGTCTCGGTCTGGTGCTGGCCGAGATCGGCCGCGCCAACAACGTTCAGGTCACCGACCAGGAGCTGAACGCCGCCATCCTGCAGGAAGCCCGCAACTATCCGGGTCAGGAGCAGCAGGTGCTGAACTTCTATCGTCAGAACCCGAACGCCGCCGCCCAGATGCGTGCGCCGATCTATGAAGAGAAGGTGGTCGACCTGATCGTCGGCGTCGCCGACGTGACGGATACCCCGATCACCAAGGAAGAGCTGCTGAAGGACGACGAAGAGGGCTGA
- a CDS encoding ATP-dependent Clp protease proteolytic subunit, with product MRDPIDYLQSNLVPMVVEQSSRGERSFDIFSRLLRERIIFLTGPFEDGMASLICAQLLFLESENPKKEISMYINSPGGQVTSALAIYDTMQYIKSPVSTVVMGMAASAGSLILTAGEAGQRIALPNARVMVHQPSGGFRGQASDIERHAEDIRYTKRRLNEIYVHHTGRTLEEVENTLDRDHFMSAEEAKAWGIVDHVYDRREQADADGIKTPGA from the coding sequence ATGCGCGATCCGATCGATTATCTGCAATCCAACCTCGTGCCCATGGTGGTCGAGCAGTCGAGCCGTGGGGAGCGGTCCTTCGACATCTTCTCGCGCCTGCTGCGCGAGCGGATCATCTTCCTGACGGGGCCGTTCGAGGACGGCATGGCGTCCCTGATCTGCGCCCAGCTGCTGTTCCTGGAATCGGAGAACCCGAAAAAGGAAATCAGCATGTACATCAACAGCCCCGGCGGTCAGGTGACCTCGGCGCTCGCGATCTACGACACCATGCAGTACATCAAGAGCCCGGTCTCGACCGTGGTCATGGGCATGGCCGCCTCGGCCGGCTCTCTGATCCTGACGGCGGGCGAGGCAGGCCAGCGCATCGCCCTGCCGAACGCGCGGGTGATGGTGCACCAGCCGTCCGGCGGCTTCCGCGGCCAGGCCTCGGACATCGAGCGCCACGCCGAGGACATCCGCTACACCAAGCGCCGGCTGAACGAGATCTACGTCCACCACACCGGCCGAACGCTGGAGGAGGTCGAGAACACGCTGGACCGCGACCACTTCATGTCGGCCGAGGAAGCCAAGGCGTGGGGCATCGTCGATCACGTCTACGATCGCCGCGAACAGGCCGACGCCGACGGCATCAAGACGCCCGGCGCCTGA
- a CDS encoding S9 family peptidase yields MRTLLLASSILLSAGSALAQAPADPAVLTPERVFASPSLAGPVARGVSLSPDGQLVAFLRGREDDSNVQDLWAAPTGEGEPYKLIDARALAPEAGELSEAEKARRERLRISARGVVDYAWDQQGRYILAPLEGDLFLATRADGSVRRLTETEADEIDAKVSPKGSYVSFVRDQNLYVQDLATGRETPITDDGRDLITWATAEFIAQEEMKRFTGYWWSPDERYIALTRVDESPVDIVPRFEITGAGTTVVEQRYPKAGRPNAVVELYVRDLISGDRIKVDLGDNTDIYLARVDWSNDGRTLYVQRQSRDQKRLDLLSVDPATGRSRVIVSQRADAWVDLNDDFHVLPDGRFIWSNEDSGWRHLYLYDRNGRVVRPITRGDWPVKGLNGVNEQTGEVFFTASMRDGKELPIEQQLFRASLNRTETPVAITPAGGWWNASVNAPGTAYVGNYSDPKTPPQSALYRMDGTRVRWIEENRLDADHPFASYVSRLREPEFGTLQSHGQTLVWRMQTPPNFDPSKKYPVVMQVYGGPGTGAGVQKSWQPATSQLLTEAGYIVFRLDNRGEGDRSQAFETSNYRQLGVVETEDQTMAAQWLKRQPFVDGDRIAIMGWSYGGFMSLMTLTEPEAGLAGAMAGAAPTDWALYDTHYTERYMSTPQANPEGYARTDVLPRLGDMTGRLLILHGMADDNVILPNATRVIDKLQEQSLPFEMMLYPGQRHGVRGDPRQLQQWRTYLDFLDRTIGTRSHEAED; encoded by the coding sequence ATGCGCACCCTTCTACTCGCCTCTTCCATCCTGCTGTCGGCCGGTTCGGCCCTGGCGCAGGCGCCCGCCGATCCTGCTGTTCTGACGCCCGAGCGCGTGTTCGCAAGCCCGAGCCTCGCCGGTCCCGTCGCACGCGGCGTCAGCCTGTCGCCGGACGGACAGCTGGTCGCCTTTTTGCGCGGACGCGAGGACGATTCGAACGTCCAAGACCTGTGGGCCGCCCCGACCGGAGAGGGCGAGCCCTATAAGCTGATCGACGCCCGCGCGCTGGCGCCCGAGGCCGGCGAACTGTCGGAAGCGGAAAAGGCGCGCCGGGAACGGCTGCGGATCAGCGCGCGGGGCGTGGTCGACTACGCCTGGGATCAGCAGGGCCGCTATATCCTGGCGCCGCTGGAAGGCGACCTGTTCCTGGCGACGCGGGCCGATGGATCGGTGCGCCGTCTGACCGAGACCGAAGCGGATGAAATCGACGCCAAGGTGTCGCCTAAGGGTTCCTACGTCTCCTTCGTGCGCGACCAGAACCTGTATGTGCAGGACCTGGCGACCGGGCGCGAGACCCCAATCACCGACGACGGGCGCGACCTGATCACCTGGGCCACGGCCGAGTTCATCGCGCAGGAGGAGATGAAGCGGTTCACCGGTTATTGGTGGAGCCCCGACGAGCGTTACATCGCGCTGACCCGCGTGGACGAAAGTCCGGTGGACATCGTGCCGCGCTTCGAGATTACCGGCGCGGGCACGACCGTGGTCGAGCAGCGCTATCCCAAGGCAGGACGCCCGAACGCGGTCGTCGAGCTGTATGTGCGCGACCTGATCAGCGGCGACCGCATCAAGGTCGATCTTGGCGACAACACCGACATCTATCTGGCGCGGGTCGATTGGTCGAATGACGGTCGCACCCTGTACGTCCAGCGCCAGTCGCGCGATCAGAAGCGGTTGGACCTGCTCAGCGTCGATCCCGCGACTGGACGCTCACGCGTCATCGTCAGCCAGCGGGCGGACGCCTGGGTCGATCTGAATGACGACTTCCATGTGCTGCCGGACGGCCGCTTCATCTGGTCGAACGAGGACTCCGGCTGGCGTCACCTCTATCTGTATGACCGCAACGGCCGGGTGGTGCGGCCGATCACGCGCGGAGACTGGCCGGTCAAGGGTTTGAACGGCGTCAACGAACAGACGGGCGAGGTCTTTTTCACCGCCTCCATGCGAGACGGCAAGGAGCTGCCGATCGAGCAGCAGCTGTTCCGCGCCAGCCTGAACCGCACCGAAACGCCGGTAGCGATCACCCCGGCTGGCGGTTGGTGGAACGCCTCGGTCAATGCGCCGGGCACCGCCTACGTCGGCAACTATTCCGATCCGAAGACGCCGCCGCAGTCGGCGCTGTATCGCATGGACGGGACCCGCGTGCGCTGGATCGAAGAGAACCGGCTGGACGCCGACCATCCCTTTGCGTCCTACGTCTCGCGTCTGCGCGAGCCCGAGTTCGGAACCCTGCAAAGCCATGGCCAGACCCTGGTCTGGCGCATGCAGACGCCGCCGAATTTCGATCCCTCGAAGAAATACCCAGTGGTGATGCAAGTCTATGGCGGGCCGGGCACCGGCGCCGGCGTGCAAAAGAGCTGGCAACCGGCGACGAGCCAACTGCTGACGGAGGCTGGTTATATTGTCTTCCGTCTGGACAACCGGGGTGAGGGTGACCGCTCGCAGGCGTTCGAGACCAGCAACTATCGCCAGCTCGGCGTCGTAGAGACCGAGGACCAGACCATGGCGGCGCAGTGGCTGAAGCGTCAGCCCTTCGTCGACGGCGACCGCATCGCCATCATGGGCTGGAGCTATGGCGGCTTCATGAGCCTGATGACCCTGACTGAGCCCGAGGCGGGACTGGCCGGGGCGATGGCGGGGGCGGCGCCCACCGACTGGGCGCTGTACGACACCCACTACACCGAGCGGTACATGTCTACCCCGCAGGCCAATCCGGAGGGCTATGCCCGCACCGACGTCCTGCCGCGCCTGGGGGACATGACCGGCCGGCTGTTGATCCTGCACGGCATGGCCGACGACAACGTCATCCTGCCCAACGCGACCCGCGTCATCGACAAGCTGCAGGAACAGAGCCTGCCGTTCGAGATGATGCTTTATCCCGGCCAGCGGCACGGCGTCCGCGGCGATCCGAGACAACTGCAACAATGGCGCACCTATCTGGACTTCCTCGATCGCACTATCGGGACGCGCTCGCACGAGGCGGAGGACTGA
- a CDS encoding MBL fold metallo-hydrolase, with product MIQPASPIGVFITPVTPLQQNCTVVWCTRTSKAAVIDPGGSVDAVLAEVARRGLTLDQIWITHGHLDHAGGAAEMKEKSGAPIIGPHADDLFWIEGIPAQGQMYGLPEARTFTPDRWLQDGDRLTLGETTWEVRHCPGHTPGHVILFNPEARFAQVGDVLFKGSIGRTDFPRSNHEALLRSVVEQLWPLGDDVTFVPGHGPHSTFGEERRTNPFVSDAALGRAPVARPATGLA from the coding sequence ATGATCCAGCCAGCCTCTCCGATCGGCGTCTTCATCACGCCGGTGACGCCGCTTCAGCAGAACTGCACCGTGGTCTGGTGCACGCGGACCAGCAAGGCGGCGGTGATCGATCCGGGAGGCTCGGTCGATGCGGTGCTGGCGGAGGTCGCGCGGCGCGGGCTGACGCTGGACCAGATCTGGATCACCCACGGTCATCTCGATCACGCCGGCGGGGCGGCCGAGATGAAGGAGAAGTCGGGCGCGCCGATCATCGGTCCTCATGCGGACGATCTGTTCTGGATCGAAGGCATTCCGGCCCAGGGACAGATGTACGGCCTGCCGGAGGCGCGCACCTTCACGCCGGATCGCTGGTTACAAGACGGCGACCGCCTGACGTTGGGCGAAACGACGTGGGAGGTGCGACACTGCCCCGGCCACACGCCGGGCCACGTCATCCTGTTCAACCCAGAGGCCCGCTTCGCCCAGGTCGGCGACGTCTTGTTCAAGGGTTCGATCGGCCGCACCGACTTTCCTCGCAGCAATCACGAGGCGCTGCTTCGCTCGGTCGTGGAGCAGCTCTGGCCGCTGGGTGACGACGTGACCTTCGTGCCGGGCCACGGACCGCATTCCACCTTTGGCGAGGAGAGGCGCACCAACCCGTTCGTGTCGGATGCGGCGCTCGGCCGAGCGCCGGTCGCACGACCCGCGACCGGCCTCGCCTGA